The following coding sequences lie in one Frigoribacterium sp. SL97 genomic window:
- a CDS encoding helix-turn-helix transcriptional regulator, protein MPSFYVSAPDGEPEPTGGVSAHPVDLTGGGDDGGGSTYRRVQDGGTDLREATRRLETHYRGRRFRSQSGGSPFEYSYVLAGDDRLVMQTSSFSAPMQGEIPFPGQYIVAWNRSGRTTLHQRGHTFTSEGSTPFLMPAEEAFSFESTPRRNGMVQVGSDFLERTAAERHGGPSQRVVFDYAVTPLPEAVAAWRTAVGSSAAAVVAEQASPLVRLEAQLTLARAMLDLFPWRAVDVPVGLRTQEAARVRHAVEYIHAHAAEPLTPADIAEASGMHTRTLQTSMKEHLGTSPAAYLRQVRLDRVHDELLAAAPNETRVSDVARRWGFGNFGRFAGSYAARFDEYPRDTLAR, encoded by the coding sequence ATGCCGAGCTTCTACGTCAGCGCGCCCGACGGAGAACCGGAACCCACCGGCGGGGTCTCCGCGCACCCCGTCGACCTCACGGGCGGCGGCGACGACGGGGGCGGGTCGACCTACCGGCGCGTCCAGGACGGCGGCACCGACCTCCGCGAGGCGACCCGCCGCCTCGAGACGCACTACCGGGGCCGACGATTCCGGTCCCAGTCGGGGGGCAGCCCGTTCGAGTACTCGTACGTGCTCGCCGGCGACGACCGCCTCGTCATGCAGACCTCGTCGTTCAGTGCACCGATGCAGGGCGAGATCCCCTTCCCGGGGCAGTACATCGTCGCGTGGAACCGCAGCGGACGCACCACCCTGCACCAGCGCGGCCACACGTTCACGAGCGAGGGCTCCACGCCGTTCCTCATGCCGGCCGAGGAGGCCTTCTCGTTCGAGTCGACCCCGCGGAGGAACGGCATGGTGCAGGTCGGCAGCGACTTCCTCGAACGGACCGCCGCCGAACGCCACGGCGGACCGTCACAGCGCGTCGTGTTCGACTACGCGGTCACCCCTCTCCCCGAGGCGGTCGCAGCCTGGCGGACCGCCGTCGGGTCGAGCGCCGCGGCCGTCGTGGCCGAGCAAGCGTCACCGCTCGTGCGACTCGAGGCCCAGCTCACCCTCGCCCGGGCCATGCTCGACCTGTTCCCGTGGCGCGCCGTCGACGTGCCCGTCGGCCTGCGCACACAGGAGGCCGCCCGCGTCCGGCACGCGGTCGAGTACATCCACGCCCACGCCGCCGAGCCGCTCACCCCGGCCGACATCGCCGAGGCGTCGGGCATGCACACCCGCACCCTGCAGACGTCGATGAAGGAACACCTCGGCACGTCACCGGCGGCGTACCTGCGCCAGGTGCGCCTCGACCGCGTCCACGACGAACTGCTCGCGGCGGCCCCGAACGAGACCCGCGTCTCGGACGTCGCCCGACGCTGGGGCTTCGGCAACTTCGGCCGGTTCGCGGGGTCGTACGCCGCGCGCTTCGACGAGTACCCCCGCGACACGCTCGCCCGCTAG
- a CDS encoding VOC family protein — protein MAMMFVNLPVTDLDRAKSFYAALGFTINPLFTDENAACVIVEEDHSAFMILRREYFQTFTDLPIGDPTTAPSVATAVMLDSRDEVDTTVTAGLGAGGTEARPASDYGFMYQRQLTDPDGNILEFGWMDPSAAEQGPEAYAQQQGD, from the coding sequence GTGGCCATGATGTTCGTCAACCTGCCCGTGACCGACCTCGACCGGGCGAAGTCGTTCTACGCGGCCCTCGGGTTCACCATCAACCCGCTCTTCACGGACGAGAACGCCGCGTGCGTGATCGTGGAGGAGGACCACAGCGCGTTCATGATCCTCCGGCGTGAGTACTTCCAGACCTTCACCGACCTGCCCATCGGTGATCCCACCACGGCCCCCTCGGTCGCCACCGCCGTCATGCTCGACTCCCGTGACGAGGTCGACACGACGGTCACCGCCGGCCTCGGCGCCGGAGGCACGGAGGCGCGCCCCGCGTCGGACTACGGCTTCATGTACCAGCGCCAGCTGACCGACCCGGACGGCAACATCCTCGAGTTCGGCTGGATGGACCCGTCGGCGGCTGAACAGGGCCCCGAGGCCTACGCCCAGCAGCAGGGCGACTGA